The DNA sequence TGACTTCTGGAATGATTGGATTGAAATTGTGGGTGGAGATTCCCACTGAATAGGGAATGGGCACACCGTACAACAGATCTTTGGTATCCTTGATGTAGAAATCCATGGAGAAAGCGAGCGTTCCCTTCCAGAATTCTGCATCAAGCCCGACATTGGTCATTTGTACTTCTTCCCATTTGACCTCTGCATTTGGGAATCTACTGAGGTAAAATCCAGCTACTCGATCCTGCCCATTGGCATCGAAGGCATAGGAGGCGAAACGCGAGGTATAGGTTTTGGAATAAATGAAATCTCCAATTTTGTCTGAACCGAGTGTCCCCCAACTGGCACGGAGTTTCAGGTTGGATAACCAATCGACTGGCTCCAGAAACCGCTCCTCAGAGATTCGCCATGCTGCCGAGAAGGAAGGGAAGATCCCCCAGATATTTTCCGGGCTGAATTTGGGAGCAGAAGCATCTCTCCGAACATTGGCTTCGAACAGATATTTCTCCTTGAAGTTGTAGTTGATCCGGGCAAATTGCGACAGCAGTCGTTTTTGATAGACCGAATTGCGATCCGTCACATTGAACGTTCCCGTGGCTAGATTGAAGCTGCTTGCCACTTCTACCGGGAAATCCGTAGCGGTGGCATTAAAGTGCGTACTCTGAAACTGGGAAGCTTCATACCCCACCATTCCCCGAAAGAAATGATTGCCCAATTGCCGCTCATAAGTTGCGACCATGTTGGCAATAATTGTTTCGTCCTGAGCGGTGGAATATGTCAGCGAATTGATCGGATTGGCAAACGCCCCATAATCGAATCCTTCGCTAAAGGCATTCCCCAAATAAGTCATGAAGTTGTAGCCGACCCGTGCCCGGATCATCAGGCCTTTCAGGGGATTGGCTTCGGCAAACAAGTTGCCATCGATCCGATTGTATGCCCGCTTTTCGTGCCGTTGCATTTGAGAGGCGACTGGGTTCGGACCTTGGAAATATACTGGCGCGCGCCCCCATCCACCGTAGGGATTGGTCTCATCGTAGATCGGCATGATCGGAAGGGATCGGTAAGGAATAGCTCCTGAGTAGTTCTCATTGAAGTTGTCAATGGGATTTTCGGATACTCTTGAAATCAACACTCGTTCGCCAATTTTCAGCCAATCTGCCAACTCGAAGTCGGAATTGAATCGTAGGCTCAGACGCTGGAAGGAATTATCGATCAGAATGCCCGCCTCATCGTCATACCCCAAGGACAGGAAGTAACTGGACTTTTCCGTTCCTTTGGCGATGGAAAAATCATGGTAATGAGAAAATCCAGATCCTCCATAATAAGCGCCGAGCCAATCCGTATCATGCTCCCAATTGTCCCAAGCGGGTTCAGGGTTTTGACCAGCATTGATCCGGGATTCACGTTTGAACCTGACAAAATCTTCACTCCCTAGCAATTCAGGCAAGCGAATTGGGGAAACCTTGGCGAAAGAGCTCCGATAGGTGATATCGGTTCGGCCCGCTTTTCCTCGCTTGGTAGTGATCAAAATGACTCCATGCGCGGCTTCCGCTCCATAAATGGCTGAGGAGGCGGCATCTTTGAGGATTTCGATGGACTCAATATCGTCCAAGTTGAAATGGTTGCCGGGGCTCATCTTCATTCCATCTACAATCCACAACGGTTGGGTATTGCCAATACTTCCGACTCCCCGTATGTGGATAGTTGGAGCGCCTCCCGGAGCACCTCCCCCCTTTGAGACCATCACACCGGATGCCATGCCCTGAAGCGCTTGATCCACCCGCACGATGGGTCGATTCTCTAGGTTTTCAGTATTCACGGAGGTGATTGCTCCTGTAAGATTGGATCGCTTCTGCTGGCCATAGCCCACGATCACCACTTCATCCACCGATTCCACCTGAGGACTCAAAGTGATTTCTATGAGATCCTGAGCGCCAACCGGTACATCCTTGGGGGCAAACCCGATGTAGCTCACGACCAATATGTCAGCTTCGGAAACCTGTAATTGGAATTCGCCTTTTTCATCTGTGTAGGTCCCTCGGGTGGTCTCCTTCACCCGAATAGATACGCCAGAAAGGGGTTGATCCGCTTCCTGTGAATACACGACTCCCTGAATAAGCCTTGTTGGAGCTTGTGCAGAAAGTGTCATCGCGGTTCCCAGAATGAGGATAAACATCCAAATACATTCTTTGGTGGGAACATGTAGTAGTTGTCTCGATAAGTGGTTCATAATCCCTGAGTAGATTTGAATCACTCAAAACTATATGGGATCAGGCCATTGAATAGGGGAAAAATTCCACAAAAAGGCAGAACAATCGGACGGTTGGCTAGGTGTCCTATTTTTCAGGGAGAAAAATAGGACATACAAATTTTTGCAAAAATTAATGAGGGCTAAAAAATCGGCCTTCATTGAGCAGGATGGCATGATTCAAGGAAATATGCAGTGTTGTGTATGGGGAAAAATTGGACATTGAATCTGGCAATTGATTTACATTTTTTCGACAGGATTTTCCGCGATTTTAGCTTTCGTGTCGGTCCACGAAGATGCATTTCCCTCAATTTCGAGTAAGCAACAAGAAAGCCGCCTCCATTCAGAAGCGGCAGATCATTTTTGGTAGGTGAGAGCATGGGTGCTACCCGATCCACTCATTCATCGAGGGTATCCAGATTATCGAGGTCCACATACCCCAATCTGATCGCTTCTCGGACGAGTGCTGCTGCATTCCGGACCCCAAACTTAGCCATGAGATTTTTGCGGTACTCCCTGACTGTGGTTGCTTGAATATCCAGAATATTGGCGATGTCAGGGCTGGTATACCCTTCGACAATGTGCTTGAGTACTTTTCGTTCCTGGCCAGTGAGTGCGATCTCAATCCGCTCTGGCTTGTCGGCTTTCGACTTCTCCAGTTCGATTTTTTTCATGATGCTTTCTTCATATACGTGGGCGCCCCGATATACCTTTTTGATCGCCTGAATGATATCACGCCCTTTTGCTTCCTTCAATAGATATCCTCCCACATCTAAATTGAGAAATTCCATGGCCATCTGCGGTTCGTTGGAAACGGTCAACATGAGAATTTCACAGTTAGGAAACGAACTGATGATTTTGGGAGCAGTCTCTAAGCCATTCATGACAGGCATGCTGATATCCAGCAAGACAATGTCTGCATTTTGGCTACTGAGGAAAGCCAGTGCTTCAGCACCATTTCCTGCCATTCCGACTACTTCAATTTCATCGTCCATCTCTAGGGTCATCTGTAACCCATCACGATAGATGGGATGATCATCTACGAGAAGTACTTGAATCTTATCAGGCATATTTATAGGAAACTAAACGATGATACGTGAATCTGATAAAGTGACCAGCGCGTTGAAAATATCTTGGTCCCTTTCGCCAACTGTTCCGAAAAGCATGACACATCGCAATTCCATATTATTCAATAACCTAATTATATCCAACTTGCGGGTACATTTTACCCGGATATCCCCTGATTGAGTAGGTGGATCATTCCATCTCAGGCTACTCCCCTCTTCTCTCTGCGAAAAGTTGGATAGGCCCAGACCAGTCGGCTTTTCTCAAGCTGTACTTGAGGGTTGCGAACTGATCTGGTACCGGACGACTAATTGGATCCTGAATTTGATTACGTCCATACATCATTCATTCACAGAATAATGGGTAATTGAATAGAAATGGATTAAGCTGATTCATCCTAGAAAATAGGGGGGAGTGCCAAACAAGTCACCCTCCCCCACGATTCAAGAAATGGTACTCTTAAATGGAAGTGCAGGCTTGTCTTGAGTGTCTTTGTGCCACGCTATTCATAGACGATTTTGGTTGTGCTTGACGCTTGCAAATTGCCCAAACGACCTCATTCACACCATCCCCAATTTTGCTCGATTGCCCCCCCATATTGAGGGTGGAATCCGAACGAGGGTCTCGCCATTACAATACTCACCATTCAATCCCATCAGGTGCAAGATCTTTTATCTTTCCTTCACATGATCAAATAGCAAGATTTGACAGAATATTACCACCCCGCGAATGGTAATAAAGTGCCTCCAATGGGCGGAGTCTCCCTACGAATGGGGGATTGTAGGTTGGAGAAGAGCGTTTCAGGAGATTAGTCCAGATCTGCGATCCAGCCAAGGTCATCAGTGGGTTTAGCTCCTTCGGGATGCCAGTTTCCTTGAACTCGGATACAGGTGCCTGCTCCCGGCGAGGTTTTCAGGTCATATTGAGCGCCCAGTCGTCTCACACGAGCATCCAAGGTCATGAAGCCTATTCCATCCCCTTCCGAGGCTTTTGCGGGATCAAAGCCTTTGCCATCATCGGTAATTTCGAGCGTTAGGATCTCGTCGGAGCGATCCAAAAAGATGATCACTTGGTTGGGATCGGCATGCTTGATCGCATTTTGGAGGGAAGATTCGATGATTCGATAGAGATCGATCTTGGCCCATTTGGCCATCGGATCTGTCCAACTTCCGGTAACTCTCAACTCCAGCTTGAATGGCAATGCCTCGGCCTTTCTATCCAGGAGAGCTTGGGTAGCTTGCGGGAGGCTCAGGTAGTTCAGTGAGCTAGAAAAAAGGTCATGGGACATATTCCGCACACGCTGAGAAGTTTGCTGGGTATAGTCTTTCACCTTTCCCCAAAGCTCATCGGAAGCGGTCCCGGATTGTAAAATCTCGAGATACCTACTGATGCCCAATATGTCGGGCGCAACAGAATCATGTAGATCTTCGGCAATCTCTTTTCGCTCTTTTTCCTGCGCGACATGAAGCGCATGAAGCACTCGTTCTTTATTCAAGGTCTTCATTTCACTAACGGCCAATTTCATCTTTTGCCGATTCCAGCCTATCCAACCAGCTGAAAGTGCGAATATCAAGAGCATGATAGTGCCTCCAATCCCCTGCCAGAGTCTCAGCTCCTTTTGCTTTTGCTTAGCATGGACCCTGGCTATGTCGGTTTCATGTTTGGCGATAGCATCCTGCGAATTCATATACATGACAGAGTCTTTGGCATCCGAATGATAGTAGAGATACAATAGTGCGCTATCCATTTCTCCCAGTTCTTCCCACGCCGCTCCCGAAACCCAGTACACCGTCTCCAATATCCTGTAATCTTGAATGTTTGCACACACACTCGCTAGCTTATTCAAATCAGTGGAGACAGACAGAGAGTCATAGTCCCCCATGAGATCTCGCTGAATCTTCGCATTGAGGTATGAAAGGATATTCAGCTCTAACTGACCGTAGTATTGAAAATCTCCTGCCTCCATGATTTGCTCTACCTCATCTAGAATGGGTTCATAATCCTCTATCGAGGAACTATCCAAAACATGGACCTGAAGTTGTAAGAGCAACATGTCCAACAACTGTAAGGAGTCTCCAAATGAGCGCACACATTCCTCCAAGGCCTTAGCTCTTCTCAACACCTCTTCATGGTTTTCGGTTACCACCAAGTATCCCATCATCCCTACCCTTGCCCGAATGGACACCCAGGTGCATCCCTTGCTTCGGGAAATGACGGATTCAAAAGCTTCTTTGGCGAATTCCTCCTGGTAGTTGGCCATATACATATCCGCTATGACCAACTGCATAGAATCTACCAGTCCTTGGCAGCATTCGACCATAGAACGGTTGGCCTCCCAAAGCGATGCGTAGTGAAAAGCAGAATCCAACTCGTAAATATTCGAATAGAAGGAAATAGCCGAACCATACGCTCTTAGAGCCTCACGCTCATTGGAAGATTTCACTCGAATATGAAAAGCCCGATTCATGTAGGAATAGCCAATTTGTGGCTCATCGGTATTTGAATATAGGTAAGCCAGACACACTGAGGCGTATGCCACCGCAGTCGAATCTCCTTGAGAGACAGCCAGATTTAAGCCCTGGGTCCCAAAAGTCAGTCCAGCATCAATATCAAAACTCTCCTCCAATGCAGCCCAAGCTGAATCCACTAGAATCCTCGCGTCTTGGTCGGGAGACTGTCCCGCTATAGATCCCAATCCGAGGAACAGAAATCCTAAGCTGGCAAACAAGCTTTTCATGAACAGGTATTTTGGGTGGGAAGGTAGTTGATGCTAGAAAGCATCGAAATTAAACGATTTCAGGAAATACACTCTATGATAAATAATTATCGTATATGATCCATCTCCATCACCCATTTGAGGGGCGTATTACCATGCGCATGGCAGCCTGATTAGACATACAAAAAACCGAGCCTGAATCATCAAGCTCGGTTTTTCGGGAATTTCGCGAAAAGCCCTTGATTTGGGTGGTCCTTATAAATTCGCCAGTGAATCTAGATTGTCACTGGGTTTGCTCTCCGGGTCAGGCCATGGGCAGGTAATAGAAATGGAGGTTCCTTTTCCGATTTCCGGATCGATGGAATACGTACCACGAAGCCTATCTACTCTGTCAGCAAGGGTCAACATGCCGATACCGTCGCTTTCCTTTGCTTTTTCTTTATCAAATCCCCGCCCATTGTCTTCGATCAGGACTGTCAATTCATGATCCCGACAGACGAGCAAGATGGAGATCAAATCTGCCTGGGCATACTTTTGCGCATTGTTGAGGGAAGTTTCTATGATTCGGTAGAGATCCACCTTGGCCCATTCAGCCATCGGTTTTTCCCAATTTCCCTCAATCACCAGCTCAGTTGGGGTTCCGGCACCTTCGTTTCGATCTGAGAGCTCCTTTACAGCCTCTGGGAAGCCGAGGGATTCAAAAGCCCCAGCATACAATTCATGGGAAAGCTCTCGAATAGTCTGAAGTGCGCCATCTAGCAGGTCGATAGATTTATCATAGCGTTCATCTTCGAGCTGATATTGGTCCCTGAAGAAATCGAAACGCTGGGAAAGAGAGCCCAAAGTCGCCGCAACACTGTCGTGCAACAAGCCCGAGATACGCTTCCTTTCCTGTTCTTGAGACTCTCTCAAGGCTTTCAGAACTCGAGAAGCTCCGAGCATTTTGAGTTTATTGATCGATGCATTCACCTTGAGTCGCTCCTCTCTTCTTTTGATCTTCAGGCCCCACAAAATGCCACTAAATGCCAGAATCACGAATATGATTCCAGCTATGGCGACTTGGTTTTGCCTGTCTTTGGCATCGTTTGCTTCTTTTA is a window from the Pontibacter sp. G13 genome containing:
- a CDS encoding TonB-dependent receptor; the protein is MNHLSRQLLHVPTKECIWMFILILGTAMTLSAQAPTRLIQGVVYSQEADQPLSGVSIRVKETTRGTYTDEKGEFQLQVSEADILVVSYIGFAPKDVPVGAQDLIEITLSPQVESVDEVVIVGYGQQKRSNLTGAITSVNTENLENRPIVRVDQALQGMASGVMVSKGGGAPGGAPTIHIRGVGSIGNTQPLWIVDGMKMSPGNHFNLDDIESIEILKDAASSAIYGAEAAHGVILITTKRGKAGRTDITYRSSFAKVSPIRLPELLGSEDFVRFKRESRINAGQNPEPAWDNWEHDTDWLGAYYGGSGFSHYHDFSIAKGTEKSSYFLSLGYDDEAGILIDNSFQRLSLRFNSDFELADWLKIGERVLISRVSENPIDNFNENYSGAIPYRSLPIMPIYDETNPYGGWGRAPVYFQGPNPVASQMQRHEKRAYNRIDGNLFAEANPLKGLMIRARVGYNFMTYLGNAFSEGFDYGAFANPINSLTYSTAQDETIIANMVATYERQLGNHFFRGMVGYEASQFQSTHFNATATDFPVEVASSFNLATGTFNVTDRNSVYQKRLLSQFARINYNFKEKYLFEANVRRDASAPKFSPENIWGIFPSFSAAWRISEERFLEPVDWLSNLKLRASWGTLGSDKIGDFIYSKTYTSRFASYAFDANGQDRVAGFYLSRFPNAEVKWEEVQMTNVGLDAEFWKGTLAFSMDFYIKDTKDLLYGVPIPYSVGISTHNFNPIIPEVNVGTMRNMGLDLDLRYRKQFGKTKLSIGANTSFLKNEILKLNAEEYITGGSGGGQIGGMTRTQAGMPISSFYGFKVQQILNSESDVFAINTFAADGIYQEAGTGPGDLMYQDLSGPDGVPDGEITWEHDRTFIGNPWPKMMYGLNVNLDFGGKMDLLLQFQGLQGVDVFNANLAYTRNFFGDANTTTDIYEAWTVENPTRHPRNIASDPNGNFSRPSTYFMEDGSYFRLRNAQIGFNVPKNWLERIGKVRSIRFYAHANNLFTLTKYSGFDPEIAGSNLSRGVDFGQYPATRTIGGGLDINL
- a CDS encoding response regulator transcription factor codes for the protein MPDKIQVLLVDDHPIYRDGLQMTLEMDDEIEVVGMAGNGAEALAFLSSQNADIVLLDISMPVMNGLETAPKIISSFPNCEILMLTVSNEPQMAMEFLNLDVGGYLLKEAKGRDIIQAIKKVYRGAHVYEESIMKKIELEKSKADKPERIEIALTGQERKVLKHIVEGYTSPDIANILDIQATTVREYRKNLMAKFGVRNAAALVREAIRLGYVDLDNLDTLDE
- a CDS encoding ATP-binding protein; this translates as MKSLFASLGFLFLGLGSIAGQSPDQDARILVDSAWAALEESFDIDAGLTFGTQGLNLAVSQGDSTAVAYASVCLAYLYSNTDEPQIGYSYMNRAFHIRVKSSNEREALRAYGSAISFYSNIYELDSAFHYASLWEANRSMVECCQGLVDSMQLVIADMYMANYQEEFAKEAFESVISRSKGCTWVSIRARVGMMGYLVVTENHEEVLRRAKALEECVRSFGDSLQLLDMLLLQLQVHVLDSSSIEDYEPILDEVEQIMEAGDFQYYGQLELNILSYLNAKIQRDLMGDYDSLSVSTDLNKLASVCANIQDYRILETVYWVSGAAWEELGEMDSALLYLYYHSDAKDSVMYMNSQDAIAKHETDIARVHAKQKQKELRLWQGIGGTIMLLIFALSAGWIGWNRQKMKLAVSEMKTLNKERVLHALHVAQEKERKEIAEDLHDSVAPDILGISRYLEILQSGTASDELWGKVKDYTQQTSQRVRNMSHDLFSSSLNYLSLPQATQALLDRKAEALPFKLELRVTGSWTDPMAKWAKIDLYRIIESSLQNAIKHADPNQVIIFLDRSDEILTLEITDDGKGFDPAKASEGDGIGFMTLDARVRRLGAQYDLKTSPGAGTCIRVQGNWHPEGAKPTDDLGWIADLD